Proteins from one Enoplosus armatus isolate fEnoArm2 chromosome 4, fEnoArm2.hap1, whole genome shotgun sequence genomic window:
- the dgcr6 gene encoding protein DGCR6, which translates to MDGYPGVIGGDSTKQQERHYYLLSELQTLVKDLPSSFQQRLSYNTLSDLALALIDGTVYEIVQGLLDIQHLTEKNLYNQRQKLHGEHQALKQDLVRKHKDALQSCKSHNLALLKSNQQAELEALEIRVREEQKMMDKKIVAEMDQKVIDQQNTLEKAGVPGFYITTNPQELTMQMNLLELILKLQQKESQSGIL; encoded by the exons ATGGATGGTTATCCCGGAGTCATTGGCGGTGATTctacaaaacaacaagaaagacATTATTACTTGTTATCTGAATTGCAAACCTTAGTCAAAGATTTACCAAG CTCCTTCCAGCAGCGCCTGTCCTACAACACGCTGAGTGACCTGGCTCTAGCACTCATAGATGGGACGGTGTATGAGATTGTGCAGGGGCTCCTGGATATTCAGCATCTGACAGAGAAAAATCTGTACAATCAGAGGCAAAAGCTGCACGGTGAACACCAAG CACTCAAACAAGATCTTGTACGGAAACATAAAGACGCCCTGCAGTCATGCAAGTCTCACAACCTTGCCCTTCTCAAATCAAACCAACAAGCAGAACTAGAG gCTCTGGAAATTCGTGTGCGAGAGGAACAAAAAATGATGGATAAGAAGATTGTAGCGGAAATGGATCAGAAAGTGATAGACCAGCAGAACACCCTGGAGAAGGCAGGAGTCCCTGGGTTTTATATCACCACTAATCCTCAG GAGCTGACGATGCAGATGAACCTACTTGAATTGATCCTCAAGCTTCAACAGAAGGAGTCACAATCTGGAATCCTTTGA
- the LOC139284172 gene encoding rasGAP-activating-like protein 1, which translates to MAKNTSLYFRIVEGRNLPAKDVSGTSDPYCIVKVDNEVVARTATVWKNLNPFWGEEYTLHLPMGFHSLSFHVIDEDTIGHDDVIGKITLSKDAIGSQAKGLDSWVNLTRVDPDDEVQGEIHLSLELLKDTEKINLRCQVIEARDLAPRDISGTSDPFARVIFNNHSAETSIIKKTRFPHWGETLELELDPEELSEEGTVTVEVWDWDMVGKNDFLGKVEIPFACLHKTPLLESWFRLLPLGNNEVDAGGKLGALRLKVRLVEDRILPSVCYQPLIHLLVESVISPAEVEDSSALTMLEEVTTVESRQDVAMTLVKIYLGQGLVVPFLDYLNTREVNHTTDPNTLFRSNSLSSKAMEQFMKAVGMLYLHEVLKPMINRIFDDKKYIELDPCKIDLNRTRRISFKGAVSEAEVRDSSVEMLQSYLTSIIESIVGSVDQCPPVMRVAFKQLHKRVEEQFAEPENEDVKYLAISGFFFLRFFAPAILTPKLFQLRDQHADTRTSRTLLLLAKALQSVGNLGLQLGHGKEQWMAPLHPIILRSVASVKDFLDKLIDIDHDIVSEVPQRAVFMPSVTVKEGYLHKHKAEGPQLLSRFAFKKRYFWLTSETLSYAKTPDWQVRSSIPIQCVCAVERVDENAFQQQNVMQVITQDNDGQLHTMYIQCKNVNELNQWLSAIRKVSIYNERMLPSFHPGAHRSGKWTCCLQADRAVTGCSRTHSAVTLGDWSDPLDPDVETQTIYKQLLQGRDKLRKKYLEMPEADQTPSNKVKINSDIHPDGAECNVQLMKPGQSAAARLLAVIEDLEQAHATFQRREKEDATSVILNP; encoded by the exons ATGGCCAAAAACACATCTCTTTATTTTAGAATTGTCGAGGGCAGGAACCTCCCGGCCAAAGACGT CTCCGGAACCAGTGATCCCTACTGCATTGTAAAAGTTGACAATGAAGTTGTGGCCAG GACTGCCACAGTGTGGAAGAACCTGAATCCTTTCTGGGGTGAAGAGTACACGCTGCACCTACCGATGGGGTTCCATTCACTGTCCTTTCATGTCATAGACGAGGACACGATTGG CCACGATGATGTTATTGGAAAGATAACTCTGAGCAAAGATGCCATTGGATCTCAAGCTAAAG GACTGGATAGCTGGGTGAACCTGACGAGGGTCGACCCTGATGATGAAGTCCAGGGAGAGATCCATCTGAGTCTGGAGCTACTGAAAGATACAGAGAAGATCAACCTGCGATGTCAAGTCATTGAGGCCAG AGACTTGGCTCCAAGAGACATTTCTGGGACCTCTGATCCGTTTGCAAGAGTTATTTTCAACAACCACAGTGCAGAGACCTCG ATTATCAAGAAGACCCGTTTCCCTCACTGGGGAGAGACTCTGGAGCTGGAGTTGGATCCAGAGGAGCTGAGTGAGGAGGGAACTGTCACTGTGGAGGTCTGGGACTGGGACATGGTGGGCAAGAATGACTTTCTGGGAAAG gTGGAAATCCCTTTTGCTTGTTTGCACAAGACACCTCTGTTAGAGAGCTGGTTTCGTTTGCTGCCCTTGGGAAACAATGAGGTTGATGCAGG TGGCAAGCTGGGAGCGCTGCGTCTGAAGGTGCGTTTGGTGGAGGATCGGATCTTGCCTTCTGTGTGCTATCAGCCCCTCATTCACCTTCTGGTGGAGTCAGTCATCTCCCCTGCAGAG GTGGAGGATAGTAGTGCTCTGACCATGCTGGAGGAGGTGACCACGGTTGAGAGCCGGCAGGATGTGGCAATGACCCTGGTGAAGATCTACCTGGGCCAGGGCCTGGTGGTGCCATTCCTAGATTACCTTAACACCCGGGAGGTCAACCACACCA CTGATCCAAACACTTTATTTCGCTCCAACTCACTTTCCTCTAAAGCCATGGAACAGTTCATGAAG GCTGTTGGCATGCTGTATCTGCATGAGGTGCTGAAGCCCATGATCAACCGCATCTTCGATGACAAGAAGTATATTGAACTGGACCCTTGTAAGATCGACCTGAACCGCACAAG ACGAATTTCATTTAAGGGTGCAGTGTCAGAGGCAGAGGTGCGGGACAGCAGTGTGGAGATGCTGCAGAGCTACTTAACGAGCATCATTGAATCAATCGTGGGCTCAGTGGATCAGTGTCCTCCTGTCATGAGAGTGGCCTTCAAACAGCTACACAAGAGAGTAGAGGAGCAATTTGCTGAACCTGAGAATGAG GATGTGAAGTATCTGGCCATCAGTGGATTCTTTTTCCTGCGTTTTTTCGCTCCTGCAATCCTCACACCTAAACTGTTCCAGCTGAGGGATCAGCACGCCGATACACGCACAAGCAGGACACTGCTACTACTGGCCAAG GCGCTGCAAAGTGTCGGGAACTTGGGCCTTCAGCTGGGTCACGGAAAGGAGCAGTGGATGGCGCCTCTTCATCCCATCATCCTACGCAGTGTGGCCTCTGTCAAAGACTTCCTGGACAAGTTGATCGACATAGATCATGACATTG TGTCCGAGGTGCCACAGAGGGCTGTATTCATGCCCTCAGTCACAGTTAAAGAGGGGTACCTCCATAAACACAAGGCAGAGGGACCCCAGCTGCTGTCCCGCTTTGCCTTCAAGAAACGCTACTTCTGGTTGACCAGTGAGACGCTGTCCTACGCGAAGACCCCTGATTGGCAG GTGCGCTCCTCAATCcctattcagtgtgtgtgtgccgtggAGAGGGTGGATGAAAATGCCTTTCAGCAGCAGAATGTAATGCAGGTCATCACCCAGGACAACGACGGGCAGCTGCACACCATGTACATCCAGTGCAAG AACGTGAATGAGCTGAACCAGTGGCTGTCGGCGATCAGGAAAGTCAGCATCTACAATGAGCGCATGCTGCCCTCTTTCCACCCAGGGGCTCATCGCAGTGGCAAGTGGACCTGCTGCCTGCAGGCGGACCGTGCTG TCACAGGCTGCAGTAGAACCCACTCAGCTGTGACTCTGGGTGACTGGAGTGACCCACTGGACCCCGACGTAGAGACGCAGACCATTTACAAGCAGCTTCTTCAGGGCAGAGACAAACTCAG GAAAAAATATCTGGAGATGCCAGAAGCTGATCAGACGCCCAGCAATAAAGTCAAGATCAACTCTGACATTCACCCAG ATGGCGCAGAATGCAATGTTCAGCTAATGAAGCCAGGTCAGAGCGCTGCCGCTCGCCTGTTGGCGGTGATAGAGGATCTGGAGCAGGCTCACGCCACCTTCCAGCgcagagaaaaggaggacgCCACCAGTGTCATTCTGAATCCCTAG